One genomic window of Ziziphus jujuba cultivar Dongzao chromosome 4, ASM3175591v1 includes the following:
- the LOC107434281 gene encoding prohibitin-1, mitochondrial encodes MNLKNVKVPKVPGGASSALLKLGIIGGIGLYAAANSLYNVEGGHRAIMFNRLVGIKDKVYPEGTHLMIPWFERPVIYDVRARPHLVESTSGSRDLQMVKIGLRVLTRPVADQLPTVYRTLGENFNERVLPSIIHETLKAVVAQYNASQLITQRENVSREIRKVLTERAAYFNIALDDVSITSLTFGREFTAAIEAKQIAAQEAERAKFVVEKAEQDKKSAIIRAEGEATSAKLIGQAIAQNPAFTALRKIEAAREIAQTISNSSNKVYLNSDDLLLNLQDMNLEVSGKK; translated from the exons atgaacttgaaaaacGTCAAAGTCCCCAAGGTTCCAGGCGGTGCATCTTCTGCATTGCTGAAGTTGGGAATTATTGGTGGTATCGGTTTGTATGCGGCTGCTAACAGTCTTTACAATGTCGAGGGAGGGCATCGAGCCATCATGTTCAACCGCTTAGTTGGTATCAAAGATAAG GTATATCCAGAAGGAACACACCTTATGATTCCATGGTTTGAGAGGCCAGTCATTTATGATGTGCGAGCACGACCTCATTTGGTGGAAAGTACTTCAGGGAGCCGCGATCTCCAGATG GTTAAAATTGGACTTCGAGTTCTTACTCGCCCTGTTGCGGATCAGTTACCAACAGTTTATCGAACACTCGGAGAAAATTTTAATGAGAGAGTCCTTCCTTCAATCATTCATGAAACGTTGAAAGCTGTTGTTGCACAGTACAATGCTAGCCAGCTAATTACTCAGAGAGAG AATGTTAGTAGAGAAATACGGAAGGTTTTGACTGAAAGGGCAGCCTATTTCAACATTGCACTGGATGATGTGTCTATTACCAGCCTAACCTTTGGGAGGGAGTTCACTGCAGCAATTGAAGCCAAACAGATAGCTGCACAAGAAGCTGAAAGGGCTAAATTTGTTGTTGAAAAAGCTGAGCAAGACAAAAAAAGTGCTATTATCAGGGCAGAA GGTGAGGCCACAAGTGCCAAGCTGATCGGTCAAGCTATTGCCCAAAATCCAGCTTTTACGGCGCTAAGGAAGATTGAGGCTGCGAGAGAGATTGCACAGACCATCTCAAACTCATCTAACAAAGTTTACTTGAATTCCGATGATCTGTTGTTGAATCTCCAGGACATGAATTTGGAGGTCAGTGGGAAGAAATAG